The Vibrio astriarenae genome contains a region encoding:
- a CDS encoding nuclear transport factor 2 family protein, with amino-acid sequence MDVASVADFYQRLGKNNLDTLGEIYHNDVVFEDPAHKLSGLNSLEAYFHSMYSNVNSCHFEILSADQVDQRGYIKWLMTLSHPKLSSGNSIEVEGLTFVEFRDGKVIHHRDYFDLGAMLYEHLPLLGRVVSTIRRKLGQA; translated from the coding sequence ATGGACGTCGCGAGCGTAGCTGATTTCTATCAGCGCTTAGGGAAAAACAATCTGGATACGCTGGGCGAAATTTACCACAACGATGTGGTGTTTGAAGACCCGGCGCACAAACTTAGCGGCCTAAACTCTCTAGAGGCCTACTTTCATTCAATGTATAGCAACGTCAACAGTTGCCACTTCGAGATATTGTCTGCCGACCAAGTCGATCAGCGCGGTTACATAAAATGGTTAATGACACTCTCGCACCCTAAACTCTCGTCAGGAAACAGTATAGAGGTAGAGGGTTTGACCTTTGTCGAGTTTAGAGACGGCAAGGTTATCCATCATCGCGACTACTTTGACCTAGGTGCCATGTTGTACGAGCACTTGCCACTGTTGGGTAGAGTGGTGAGCACAATTCGCCGCAAGTTGGGCCAAGCATGA
- a CDS encoding SAM-dependent methyltransferase, translating to MMNATTLSFPQQMSRVDRSARQWLMGKLETLPVGRLTIVERYFEQEQVTTLGNGSLQATVIVNDGRFFSRMLKGGSIAAGEAYMDGWWDSPDLTSVMELMARNMTTLDSMERKSGLLTQVAYKLGHWLNRNTLTQSRKNIHAHYDLGNDLYELFLDTNMLYSSALYLNTVDSLEVAQINKMERLCQQLQLKNTDRVLEIGTGWGAMAIYMAQTYGCHVTTTTISEEQFEYANQQVERLGLQSKITLLKEDYRLLKGEFDKVVSIEMIEAVGKQFLSSYIEKCQSLLVKGGRFAIQAITIADQRYDSYSQNVDFIQKYIFPGGFLPSVSKLAEAATKCSDFVIRDVFDIGLDYAKTLNQWHERFNEQEPSVKALGYDERFIRMWRYYLCYCEGGFKAKSISTVQMTFERP from the coding sequence ATGATGAACGCAACCACCTTATCTTTTCCTCAGCAAATGAGTCGTGTCGATAGGAGCGCAAGACAGTGGCTTATGGGTAAGTTAGAAACGCTGCCGGTGGGTCGACTCACTATTGTTGAACGCTATTTTGAGCAAGAGCAGGTGACGACATTGGGTAATGGGTCTTTGCAGGCAACGGTTATCGTTAACGATGGTCGTTTTTTCTCGCGCATGCTCAAAGGAGGCAGTATCGCTGCGGGAGAGGCGTATATGGACGGCTGGTGGGACAGCCCTGACTTGACATCGGTGATGGAGTTAATGGCGAGAAATATGACGACTTTAGACTCTATGGAGCGAAAGTCGGGCCTATTGACGCAAGTAGCATACAAATTAGGACATTGGCTAAACCGCAATACACTGACTCAATCGAGAAAAAATATTCACGCGCACTACGATTTGGGTAACGACTTATATGAGTTGTTCTTGGACACCAATATGCTCTATTCGTCTGCACTGTACTTGAATACTGTGGATTCGTTGGAAGTAGCTCAAATCAACAAGATGGAGCGTTTGTGTCAACAGTTACAGCTAAAAAACACCGATAGAGTCTTGGAGATTGGCACAGGGTGGGGCGCGATGGCCATATATATGGCACAGACCTATGGGTGCCATGTCACTACCACCACTATCTCAGAAGAGCAGTTTGAATATGCCAATCAGCAAGTTGAAAGGCTGGGACTTCAATCGAAAATTACCTTATTGAAGGAAGACTATCGCTTGCTTAAAGGAGAGTTTGACAAAGTTGTGTCGATAGAAATGATTGAGGCGGTGGGTAAGCAATTCCTTTCTTCTTATATAGAGAAGTGTCAATCGTTGTTGGTGAAAGGAGGTCGGTTTGCGATCCAGGCGATCACGATTGCTGATCAACGGTATGACAGCTACAGCCAAAATGTCGATTTTATTCAAAAATACATCTTCCCTGGTGGTTTCTTGCCGTCAGTGTCTAAGTTGGCAGAAGCGGCAACAAAGTGTAGTGACTTTGTGATTCGAGATGTATTTGATATTGGGCTGGACTATGCCAAAACACTCAACCAATGGCATGAGCGTTTCAATGAGCAGGAGCCATCCGTGAAAGCATTAGGCTATGACGAGCGCTTTATCCGCATGTGGCGTTATTACTTGTGCTATTGCGAGGGTGGTTTCAAAGCAAAAAGTATTAGCACAGTGCAAATGACATTTGAGCGACCTTAG
- a CDS encoding SDR family NAD(P)-dependent oxidoreductase produces MNTVLITGATSGIGEQLTRDYISSGWTVIACGRNKDKLQELASIDTRVKPLEFDVSDDESVREAFSALPEIPQLWLFNAGSCEYIDKGEIDSPLISRVMDVNFTGVVRCVEAAQPYFKPGHRVAFVGSIASEVALTRSEAYGASKAALSYFARSYKNDIAASGVDVSLIFPGFVKTPLTDKNDFAMPMLISVEEASKRIMHGLSKNRDFIYFPRRFTWILRVIGALPYQWQAKITSGLVGSQGEQ; encoded by the coding sequence ATGAACACTGTATTAATTACAGGCGCGACCTCGGGCATTGGCGAGCAACTGACACGCGACTATATCTCGTCAGGCTGGACGGTCATTGCCTGTGGCCGCAACAAGGACAAACTTCAAGAGCTCGCCTCCATTGATACGAGAGTTAAGCCACTTGAATTCGACGTGAGTGACGACGAATCAGTGCGCGAAGCGTTTTCAGCATTGCCAGAGATTCCTCAATTATGGTTGTTCAACGCCGGAAGTTGTGAATACATCGATAAGGGTGAGATTGACAGCCCGCTCATTTCACGCGTCATGGACGTTAATTTTACCGGAGTAGTGCGATGCGTTGAGGCCGCACAGCCCTATTTCAAACCGGGACACCGCGTTGCCTTCGTTGGTTCGATCGCGAGCGAAGTCGCTCTGACACGTTCTGAGGCCTACGGTGCCTCTAAGGCGGCGCTTAGTTATTTTGCAAGAAGCTACAAAAATGACATAGCCGCCTCAGGGGTTGATGTTTCTCTCATTTTTCCTGGCTTCGTAAAGACGCCACTGACAGATAAAAACGATTTTGCGATGCCAATGCTTATCAGTGTTGAAGAGGCGTCAAAGCGCATAATGCACGGATTGAGTAAAAATAGAGACTTCATCTATTTTCCACGCAGATTTACTTGGATATTGAGAGTGATAGGAGCACTGCCATATCAGTGGCAGGCCAAAATTACATCAGGGCTGGTTGGCTCACAGGGAGAGCAGTAG
- a CDS encoding DUF1365 domain-containing protein: protein MKSRIYTGNVRHRRFLPMEHEINYSLFMPCIDLDEIDQLSNTVSMFGQRWWHWARFKRSDYLGDGCLKQQVQRKVYELTGERLAGRVEAVLHLRYFGLYFSPINLYYLYDEQGEWRYMLAEVSNTPWNERHYYALPADPGENDNNWQHQKAFHVSPFNPIDQKYKWKLKPIKEKLSVHLECHKQHKVFDATMKMSQVPFSSKGLLWLLMKTPIQTVKVVWGIYWHALKLWLKGAPFYSHPKYDQKNTN, encoded by the coding sequence ATGAAGAGCCGCATATATACAGGTAACGTTCGACATCGTCGCTTTTTGCCGATGGAGCATGAAATAAATTATTCCCTGTTCATGCCGTGCATTGATCTTGATGAGATTGATCAGCTATCAAATACCGTTTCGATGTTTGGGCAGCGCTGGTGGCACTGGGCGCGCTTCAAACGTAGCGACTATTTGGGTGACGGCTGCTTGAAGCAACAAGTTCAGCGTAAAGTCTATGAGTTGACGGGGGAGCGACTGGCAGGCCGCGTCGAAGCCGTTTTGCACCTTAGATATTTTGGACTCTACTTCAGTCCGATTAATCTGTACTACCTCTATGATGAACAAGGTGAGTGGCGATACATGCTAGCAGAGGTGAGTAATACCCCATGGAATGAGCGTCATTACTATGCCTTACCTGCAGACCCCGGTGAAAACGACAACAACTGGCAGCATCAAAAAGCCTTTCATGTATCGCCGTTTAATCCGATTGACCAGAAATACAAATGGAAGCTCAAACCAATAAAAGAAAAGTTGAGCGTCCATTTGGAGTGTCACAAGCAACATAAAGTCTTCGACGCCACGATGAAGATGAGCCAAGTACCGTTTTCATCTAAAGGATTGTTGTGGCTTTTAATGAAAACGCCGATACAAACCGTCAAAGTGGTGTGGGGAATTTACTGGCATGCTCTCAAGTTGTGGCTTAAAGGCGCGCCTTTTTACTCTCATCCCAAATATGACCAAAAGAATACAAACTAG
- a CDS encoding NAD(P)/FAD-dependent oxidoreductase has translation MKIAIIGSGISGLTCGYYLHKQHDITVYEANDYIGGHTATKQVEIDDNRYEVDTGFIVYNDRTYPNFIAMMNEIGVKGVPTQMSFSVRNDGNGLEYNGHTISTLFAQKKNLLSPTFYRFIFEILRFNKLAKANADVAIENEVTLGDFLNQHRFSSYFSENYILPMGAAIWSSTLADMRAFPLSFFLRFFLNHGLLEVTNRPQWYVIEGGSHAYIDPLTAGFKDKIRLSAPVTTVKRDNAGVVVESNSEKERYDQVIFACHSDQALALLDAPSVAEQAVLGDMSYQANEVVLHTDTALLPRERAAWASWNYYLSGDQGEEQRLPALTYNMNILQHIKAPRTFCVSLNSSDQIEPSKVLKTYTYHHPVFTVQSIAAQARKSDISGLNNTWYCGAYWHNGFHEDGVRSALDVVRALVQHSQPNLGAA, from the coding sequence ATGAAAATTGCAATTATAGGTAGCGGTATCTCAGGGTTAACGTGCGGCTACTATCTTCATAAACAGCACGATATTACGGTTTACGAAGCAAATGACTACATAGGTGGGCACACCGCCACGAAACAGGTGGAAATAGACGACAACAGATACGAGGTCGATACCGGGTTTATCGTATATAACGATAGAACCTATCCTAATTTCATCGCAATGATGAATGAGATTGGCGTAAAAGGTGTTCCAACTCAGATGAGTTTTTCAGTCCGTAATGACGGCAACGGTTTAGAGTATAACGGGCACACCATCAGCACGCTCTTTGCCCAGAAAAAGAACCTGCTTTCTCCCACATTCTATCGATTTATATTCGAGATTTTACGCTTTAACAAGCTGGCCAAAGCCAATGCAGACGTCGCGATAGAAAACGAGGTTACTCTGGGTGATTTTCTCAACCAGCATCGTTTTTCCTCTTACTTTAGTGAGAATTACATTCTACCGATGGGCGCGGCAATTTGGTCATCAACATTGGCAGACATGCGTGCGTTTCCACTCTCTTTCTTTTTGCGTTTCTTTCTCAACCATGGGCTACTGGAGGTGACGAATCGCCCTCAGTGGTACGTGATTGAAGGTGGCTCTCACGCCTACATCGACCCCTTGACTGCTGGCTTCAAAGACAAAATTAGGCTGAGCGCCCCCGTCACGACAGTCAAGCGAGACAATGCGGGCGTTGTTGTCGAATCTAATAGCGAGAAAGAGCGATATGACCAGGTAATTTTTGCATGCCACAGCGACCAAGCGCTAGCATTACTCGATGCCCCTTCAGTTGCTGAGCAAGCGGTGCTAGGAGACATGAGCTATCAAGCCAATGAAGTGGTTTTGCATACCGATACGGCCTTGTTACCACGAGAAAGAGCGGCTTGGGCGTCGTGGAATTATTACCTCAGTGGTGACCAAGGTGAAGAGCAGCGTTTACCCGCGCTAACTTATAACATGAATATCCTGCAGCACATCAAAGCGCCCCGTACCTTTTGTGTCTCTCTTAACTCTTCAGACCAAATAGAGCCAAGTAAGGTTTTGAAAACCTATACTTATCACCATCCGGTTTTCACCGTTCAAAGTATAGCGGCACAGGCGAGAAAAAGTGACATCAGTGGACTCAACAACACTTGGTATTGCGGAGCCTACTGGCACAATGGTTTTCATGAAGATGGTGTGCGTAGTGCGCTAGATGTGGTGCGTGCATTGGTGCAGCATTCACAGCCGAATCTAGGTGCCGCATAG